From Archaeoglobus sulfaticallidus PM70-1:
CTGATGTCATCCCCCTTCGATGATGAGGGAGTTGAGAGCAGGAGAAGTTACATCATCAAAGATGGTGTGCTTGAGGGATTCATAAACGACTGGAAATCGTCCATCGAGCTAAATGGGGAACCTACAGGCAATGGCATAAGAATCGAAAGAAACAGCTTCCCAGCAACTTCAGCAACCAACATGATACTCGAGATTGAAGAAGAGAGCGAATACGATTCCGCCATATATGTGCACTCCCTAACTGGAGCGCATACCTCGAATCCAGTGAGTGGTGATTTCAGTCTGCAATGCTCGAACCTGCTGTTCAACGGTAAGCCTGTGAAGCCAGTAATGATCTCAGGAAATGTCTATGATTTGCTGAAGAAGGCTGAATATGGTGGTAAAGAAAAGATTCAGGTCGAGAATACATACACCGGATGGATTGAGTTCTCCGATGTGAGGATCAGATCATAAATAGCCATCTATGACTTGGGTGCAAATACGAACAGCATTATTATCAATGCCAGGAAGGCTACGAGCATGAGGATCATTGAGTTCCTCTGTCTTTTCTTTTCTTTCTGAAGGGTTTCCTCGCACTCATCACTGCATGTAATTTCTTCAGGCTCTATCGCTTTTCCGCAAATAACACAGTGTCTGTGGGGTATTATTCCGGGCATCAGAACCACCTTCCATTTATTGCCATAAGCTCCTCAAACATAATTAATAAATCTTTCCTCATCCGCTCATCAGTTCTCGTTG
This genomic window contains:
- a CDS encoding DUF2116 family Zn-ribbon domain-containing protein, with amino-acid sequence MPGIIPHRHCVICGKAIEPEEITCSDECEETLQKEKKRQRNSMILMLVAFLALIIMLFVFAPKS